Proteins from a single region of Amycolatopsis sp. CA-230715:
- a CDS encoding ABC transporter ATP-binding protein, which yields MTTLRATGLTVRYRSGTRSLIAADRVDLIVPSGQVLGLVGESGSGKSTLARAIVGLAPVEGGQVLLGDQDVTRPKGSRRREFRHQVQMIFQDPSTSLDPRMRIGETIGEAVTAAGHVSRSDRAAEVDRLLALVSLDTELAGRLPRELSGGQRQRVSIARALAVRPRVLIADEITSALDVSVQGAILNLVRDLQRRLGLTILFISHNLAVVRYVSDAVAVLHLGRVVEHAATADLLAAPAHPYTRSLVAAVPQLAASAETGIEVLDVEPPDPHQPPPGCRFHPRCPIGPAAHPDRAVCRTDDPPLTGSDRHQVACHFAST from the coding sequence ATGACCACACTGCGCGCCACCGGCCTGACCGTCCGCTACCGGTCCGGCACCCGCTCGCTGATCGCGGCCGATCGGGTGGACCTGATCGTGCCCAGCGGGCAGGTGCTCGGCCTCGTCGGCGAGTCCGGCTCCGGGAAGTCCACGCTGGCGAGGGCGATCGTCGGGCTGGCCCCGGTCGAAGGCGGCCAGGTCCTGCTCGGCGACCAGGACGTCACCCGGCCGAAGGGCAGCCGGCGACGCGAGTTCCGGCACCAGGTCCAGATGATCTTCCAGGATCCCAGCACTTCGCTGGACCCCAGGATGAGGATCGGCGAAACCATCGGCGAGGCGGTCACCGCCGCCGGGCACGTCTCCCGCTCCGACCGCGCCGCCGAGGTCGACCGCCTGCTGGCCCTGGTCTCCCTGGACACCGAGCTGGCCGGACGGCTACCCCGCGAGCTGTCCGGCGGCCAACGGCAACGGGTGTCCATCGCCAGGGCGCTGGCCGTGCGACCGCGGGTGCTGATCGCCGACGAGATCACCTCGGCGCTGGACGTCTCGGTGCAGGGTGCGATCCTCAACCTGGTCCGGGACCTGCAACGCCGCCTCGGCCTGACCATCCTGTTCATCTCGCACAACCTGGCCGTGGTGCGCTACGTCAGCGACGCGGTCGCCGTGCTGCACCTCGGCCGGGTGGTCGAGCACGCCGCCACCGCCGACCTGCTCGCCGCGCCCGCCCACCCCTACACCCGATCGCTGGTCGCCGCCGTGCCCCAGCTGGCGGCCTCGGCCGAGACCGGCATCGAGGTGCTGGACGTCGAACCACCCGACCCGCACCAGCCACCGCCCGGCTGCCGGTTCCACCCCCGCTGCCCGATCGGCCCGGCCGCCCACCCGGACCGCGCGGTGTGCCGGACGGACGATCCACCGCTGACCGGATCGGACCGGCACCA